A genome region from Bacteroidota bacterium includes the following:
- the ung gene encoding uracil-DNA glycosylase: MSNIEAPVQLESGWKELLSDDFQKPYFPLIKKFILEQKAKGKKVYPPGPLVFNAFNLTPLEQLKVVIIGQDPYHGAGQAHGLCFSVPMGVKPPPSLVNIFKEINNDLGIAPPNHGNLEKWAKQGVLLLNASLTVNESEANSHAKCGWQTFTDAVIKKISESKTGIVFLLWGRFAQDKETLIDMSKHIVFKSAHPSPFSVTHFYGCKHFSKTNEALRQQGKEPIDWSL, encoded by the coding sequence ATGAGCAATATTGAAGCACCGGTACAGTTAGAAAGCGGTTGGAAAGAATTGCTGTCGGACGATTTTCAAAAGCCCTACTTCCCGCTTATCAAAAAGTTTATTCTCGAACAAAAAGCAAAAGGCAAAAAGGTTTATCCGCCCGGTCCGCTCGTGTTCAATGCCTTTAATCTAACGCCACTTGAGCAACTCAAAGTGGTGATTATTGGCCAAGACCCCTATCACGGCGCGGGGCAGGCACACGGTCTTTGTTTTTCGGTGCCGATGGGTGTCAAGCCTCCGCCATCGTTGGTAAATATCTTTAAAGAAATCAATAACGATTTAGGTATTGCTCCCCCCAATCATGGCAATCTGGAAAAATGGGCAAAGCAGGGTGTCCTTTTGCTCAATGCCTCGCTCACAGTGAATGAAAGCGAAGCCAATTCTCATGCTAAATGTGGTTGGCAAACTTTCACGGATGCTGTTATCAAAAAGATTTCCGAATCTAAAACCGGTATTGTTTTTCTGTTGTGGGGACGATTCGCGCAAGATAAAGAGACATTGATTGATATGTCCAAACATATTGTGTTCAAGTCGGCGCATCCATCACCTTTTTCGGTAACGCATTTTTATGGATGCAAACATTTCTCGAAAACAAACGAAGCGCTCAGGCAACAAGGTAAAGAACCTATAGACTGGAGTCTTTAA
- a CDS encoding universal stress protein — translation MKNILVTIDFSEQESLLVDKALEIATAFKSKVWVLHIAAPDPDFVGYGVGPQYIRDSRAEELRDEHRKLQEYASRFTAKGIEAEGLLIQGSTIEMVMAEAEKLNIDLIIVGRQEHGFLYKAFVGSVSAEIIKESKIPVLIVPLV, via the coding sequence TTTAGCGAACAAGAATCGCTGCTGGTAGATAAGGCATTAGAAATAGCTACTGCCTTTAAATCAAAAGTATGGGTATTGCATATTGCCGCTCCGGACCCGGATTTTGTGGGTTATGGAGTAGGGCCACAATATATTCGCGACAGCCGCGCGGAGGAATTGCGCGATGAACATCGGAAACTTCAGGAGTATGCGAGCCGGTTCACTGCTAAAGGCATTGAGGCAGAAGGACTGCTGATACAGGGTTCCACCATCGAGATGGTGATGGCAGAAGCAGAAAAATTAAACATTGATTTGATTATTGTTGGCCGTCAGGAACATGGATTTTTGTACAAGGCCTTTGTGGGAAGTGTGTCGGCTGAGATTATTAAAGAATCAAAGATACCGGTGCTGATTGTTCCGCTTGTGTGA